CACAGATCATTGGGCAATTCGGCTTCGTATTTGCGTCGATCCTCAGGAATCGACGCCGGCCGGCCCATCAGATCATGCTGGTGCAAAAATCGATACAGCGTGGATCGCGTTAATGCGATCCCGGGGGTGATCCACTCGCGATGCTGCATCTCGGCCATTAATCTGCCGGCCGTAGCTTTGGGCAATTCCTTCCGCAGCGAGATTAACGCCAGGCCGGTTTCTTCATCCAGGGATCGGCTTTTTCCCCGGTCCTTGCGATCTTGTGGATACAGGGCCTCGAGTCGGCCCCGGCCGTCCTCATAGGCACGAATCCACCGCAACATCGTCGTCCGGCTGATCCGGGTCCTGCCGGAAAACGGGATGGTCCACTTTCGCGCGCATTTCTCTTGCAGCAGCCGTTCTTTTTCGCCGTGATCCAGGT
This genomic window from Syntrophobacterales bacterium contains:
- a CDS encoding DDE-type integrase/transposase/recombinase — protein: MTEDQKKQIAAFRFGMIAEFVNGANLDHGEKERLLQEKCARKWTIPFSGRTRISRTTMLRWIRAYEDGRGRLEALYPQDRKDRGKSRSLDEETGLALISLRKELPKATAGRLMAEMQHREWITPGIALTRSTLYRFLHQHDLMGRPASIPEDRRKYEAELPNDLWQADVMHGPRVDDGGKMKKAYLIAIIDDHSRLIPYGRFYPSEKLICWLDALENALARRGLPRKLYVDNGSAFRSKQFEAITASLGISLIHSRPYKPQGKDYASYCTSFV